The genome window TTCTCAAAGATCGAGGAGGACCTCTGCGATTTGCAGCACGCCCTGTCTGACCTCGCCTGCTTCCGCCCTCGGCTGCGGGACTCACGCCCAGAAGCGTGCAGGTACGTGCTGGACTTCCCACAGCCCGCCGCAGACTACAGGGCTTTCCGCAGCCGCCTACACGGCAGCCACgtctgcctggaaagctgcctgatcCAGGACCGAGCCCTGTCAGGGACCGTGAAGGTCAGAAACATTGCGTATGAGAAGAAAGTGATGGTCCGCATCACCTTCGATGGCTGGAAGAGCTTCCGGGACATCTCCTGCCAGTACATGCATAGCACGTACGGCTCAGCTGACACAGATACCTTCTCGTTTGAGATTGCCCTGCCCAAGCCATCTGTCTCCCGCAGGGCCACAGAGTTCTGCATCTCCTTCCAGTGTGGACAGAAGACGCACTGGGACAACAACTATGGGACGAACTACAAGATCTGCCACGTGGGCATGGTCCGCCCTCCATCCCATGCCGTGAAGAGTGCCAGCGGGGCTTGGGAGCATCTTGGCACCTCCCGGGCCGCCACCCTGGTCCTGTCCCACCTGCAGACCTGGCGGCAGTCAGAGACCCCAGCTCCCTATTGGTAGGAAGGCCGCGCATGGAGAGGCGCAGGTCCCTTCCGTGTCCTGACTGTGGTGCAGGGCTCTTTGGGGAGGCATCACCCACAGAAGACGCTGCTCACAGTTTTGTTAGCTCCTCGCTGCGTCTGGCCTGCTGCTTCACAGGTAGCTGCAGGCTCTGCAGACCGCTGGCTCCTGCCgcggggctggcagctgctgctcggTGTAACTCCTGCCCGGTTCTGGAGGCAACGCTGTCGCGAGGGTAGGGGAGCAACAAAGGAACGGCTGCAGGCTGTGGACTGCGTCCGTCTGTCAGCCGCTGCCGGCGGGAGCCCACGCGTGTGGGCTGCgggggtcctgctgctgcccaagtGCCTTGTGCGGTGCCACCGGGGAGGGGGCATGCGGTGCTGGGGCCTCAGCACCGCTCCCGGGCTGCGGCAGCAGTGCGACAGCAGCCGCCCCGCCGGCCTCCTGCTGCGGACGCACACTGGGGCTGCGGGGCCACGGGCCGGCCGAGCGTTGCGGGGCTGCCGCCGGTCGCTGCTGCTGTAACGGGGAGTTAATAAAGTGACGGCGCTTCACGAGTGCTGCCTGTGcgtgcctgtccctgtcccccttgtccctgtccctctgcctctccctgtgcccctGCCCGtgcctccccctctccctctgccccctctcCCTCTGTCCCTCTTGTCCCCCTCTCACTGTGTCCCCCTCTCCCCGTGCCGCTGcctgtctctctccctctgtccccctctccctctgtcccccttgtcccccctccccgtccccctctCCCCGTCCCCCTCTCCCCGAGCCGCTGCCCCGGGACGGGCGCCCTCTGTCGGGCGGCCCGAGGCAGCGGTGGGCTCctgcgggcgcggccccgcgggcgACGCGCTGACGTCAGCGcacgcggggcgggggcgcgcacGGCACGTGGCTGGGGCGgagccggggcccggcggcggtggcggcaggTGAGTGTGtgaccggcccggcccggcccggcccggcccggcgccccccccgccccccccccccccaccccagctaaCCCGCCTCCCCGCGCGGGTCCCGGGCCGCTGCTCCCGCCGGGGCCCAGGtggccgggcagggctcggcCCGGCCGCGGACCGTTAGCCGGGCGCCCGCCTcggggagcgcggccccccctcctcccccccgcgccgggcgTGGCGGACCTGCGgccaccgccgccagccccggggcggaggagcggagccccTGGCGCTGCCCGGCGCGGCGCCGGCCGGAGCTCCGCCCGCGCTCCCCGCGCGGACGCCGCGGCCGAAGGTCGCCGGGCcgagccccggccctgccgccatTCGCCGCGCGCGTGGGCCGTCCCCCGGCGCACGAGGCCGCTGGGCCCACCCCCCGCCCGGGGCGTCGGCGGCATCGGGCCGGCGCGAgccgcgggcagcgggcggggcggcgcggcgcgcgcTGGCCCGGGGCCCCTCACGGCGGCTGCTGGCCGCGCGTGCTGCCTGTCGCGAGGCCTGCCCGCGACCGCGCGACGGCGGAGGGTGCGGTGCCAGGGCCGCCCCTTCGTGCTGCCGGGGCCCGTCCCGCTCCCGCCGCTCTGCCTGCGCCGGCGGCAGCTCCCGGGACTGGGCGCGCGCGGACTGCGTGGCCCCCGCAGCGCCGGTGGGAGCCCGGGCCCCGCTGGTCAGCGGCGCTGAGCCGGGGAGCGAGGGGCTCCCGCCGGCCTCTCCTCGGTGCCGGTGACCTCCCGTCCTCGGGCTGACAGTCCGCGGGCGGTGACGGCGCTGTCCGGGGGGAAGCCTCCCCAGCAACCTCGGCTCCCTTCGCCGGCCCCAGCCGGTGCTGCGGAGGCCGTCCTCCCCCGGCAGGCTGCCAGGACTGCGGTTCGACCTTTGACTGGTCCCCGTGCTCCAGCGAGTTCCTCTGTGGCTCGTCATCAGCAGTAATTCTCCCCTTGGGCGAGCGTCCTGCCCCGCCGAGCTGCCCGGTGTGACTGCGGGGCGAGATGTGTGCAGGCAGAGGAAGTGATTCCTCCCCAGGAACGCGGGCACCGGGCTGGCTCAGTGCTCTCGGATGCCTCTGAAATGAGAGAGGCTACAAGGTCTTTGTCATGAGGAGGGTTTTTCTGTCACTCCATTGGCTCCTTTCCTGTACTTGGGATGTGATTGCAGCATCCCGTGCTCTAGGCGTGGTTCTTGACAAGTCTGCTCAGTTGGAGGTGTGAATGGTATGAAAATACAGGATGAGTGGCAGCAGGGCTGATAAGTCTGTGACAGCGCCAGGCTGTAGCTGGAGTGCCAGCCTGGGTCTGCTGTGTCTCGGGAGCTGCTCTGAGCGATGTGACCTCAGCCCAGGCACTGCCTTCCAGGTTTCAGAGCCCACTGTCCCTGGCCTCCTGCCACCCTCGCCGAGCTGACATCTCTCTGAGCTGCATGGCTTGCCTGACTTCGGTTTCTCTTCCTTCCACTAGTGCTGGTGGCATGCGAGTGCCTCGTCTGCCAGCAAGCCAACTCGCTGtttgaagagctttccagggacACCGGCTTCATTCGTCTCTGTAACGACCCTTCAGCGTGAGTGGATGCCAGGGATCTCCAGAATTAAATTTGTTCCAGGCGTCATGCAAAGGTCTGCACCAGTGCCTGTGTCCTCACGGAAAGAACAGTCATAGCTCCGCATACAGTAGGCTCCTGCAAGTGCCAGCTCCCTCGATCTCCTCCAATGCAGGCTCAGGGATGGACTCCACCTTGTCCCCGTGAAGAGCCCTTGCATGCtctcagcagccagaaggggattcTGCTGCCAGCTTCTTCACAAGCTGCCCCACAGCAGGACTTGCTCAGCAGCGCCTTGGGAGGATATCCATTCACGCGGCTGTGTCACTGCGGTGCCCGCTGCGCACCCATGGAAGAACCCATGTGTGTGTTCTGTCGTCTTTGAGCTCCTCAGCCCACACTGTCTGAACTCACCTGGGCTCCTGGCAgactgtttgcttgttttcccaactgCTCTCCCTGATCCTGTTGCGTTCCCTCTCTCGCAGAGCCCAAAAAGGTTGTGAACTTTGGAATGGGGTCTGTGAGCAGGCTGTGGACTCAGTGCGTGCGTGGGACTGTTGCTGAATAACAGGAGGACTGGTTAATCGCTACGGGCAGCCTTTCTGTCTGGCTGCAGGGCGCCAGCCTTGCCTGAGCCCTGCACCATGTTCCTCCTGCTCCCCTTTGACAGCCTGGTTGTTAATCTCTTGGGAATTTCCATAACTGTCCTCTTCACTCTGCTTCTGGTTTTCATCATTGTGCCAGCAATTTTTGGAGTCTCTTTTGGCATCCGCAAGGTTTACATGAAAACATTATTAAAGATTTTTCAGGTAAGTCACGTTTTCAGGATTTCCTGCATGTTTACAGGGGTCGTATCAAGCGTGGTCGTGCTAGGAAGAGGCTTCTGCTCCTCAGCAGAGCACTGCAGCTGACTCGGGTGGGAGGTTGGTTTGCTGGTGACATGTGCTGGTGCCACATGACCCATTTGGGTCATCTCAGCCTAATGCAGTTTACTAGACCTCTGTTCAGGGGTTGTTTTTGCCCTGTGATTAATCCAGTAGGTCTTCAAGTAAAGTAGTAGGATAGTGTGGCCCGTGGGTATGCAGTAGTACAGTAGGATCTGTCGACATGCTGAGAGAGGGTGTGTGCTCGGATGGGTTAATGTCCCAGGCAAGGCAGAGTGCTGTTACAGTTCGATGTGGAAAGAAGCCAAAAGGGGTGTAGGGTGTGGTGGGGAGGGACAAGACTGCAGTCAGCTGGCTGCTCTTCCCCAGCGCACGTTTGGATGAAGCAAAAGTGGGGGTAAGGCAAGCCCCGAGTGGTCTGTGGCCAGAACCCTCAGCACCCCTCGTCCCGGAGTGCCGCCTGCGTAtctgctgagcccagcagccaTGGCTGGGCCTGCAGCCTCCGAGGATGGTCAGCAGCCCTTGCTGACCCTCTTGGCAGAGGGAGGCCAAGTGGAATTTTCCAACCTGGGGTCATGCGGTTCCCTTGCCTGCCTTTGGCAGACTAATTTTGTGGGCTTTCTCACAGCCAACACCTCTTCTTGGAGCAAGTCCCTGGTAAGAGCAGAATTTTTGCCAAACTCATAGAAGATAAAGCCTACACCACCCTACACTGGCAGCCCAAGGAAAAGGGGCCCTGTGCTTGATAGGGAGGTTTTAGGCTCTGAAACATGGAGTTCAAGCTGCTGAAGGGACAGCAACTGCCGTTAGAAGAGGACTGGTCTTCCCCAGGAGTACCTCTGTACTGGCTGGCTTGGGAAGGCAGCCCTGGAGCTTGCAGCGTTCAGCTCTTTCAGCTCTTGAGTCCTCCCAAAAGCCTCGGGCGGGAGTGGGAAGACCCTGGGGTTTGTGCGCTGCTTTGTTAACACAGATGTCTGAAGACCTGACTTCAAATTTAGTGActgaacagggggaaaaaaattaagaaaaagtttGGTTTGTCTGAAATCGACCTTTTCAccttggtggtttttgttttttctttctttgattcgGGAACGTTTAATGTCAACACCTATTTTGGCGTTTAATTTTGAAACTATTTTTCTGAAAGGACTTTGAAGTCTGTCTCACCTATTATCACAGAATCTTTGTGGTGGGAGAGAGGACCAGTCTGGCAGATTTGGTGGAAAATTTACTCACTAGGTCTGGTCAT of Opisthocomus hoazin isolate bOpiHoa1 chromosome 28, bOpiHoa1.hap1, whole genome shotgun sequence contains these proteins:
- the LOC104333233 gene encoding protein phosphatase 1 regulatory subunit 3C-B-like yields the protein MAVDLAVDLAVRLCLSRSPPVRKLLSSCEELRGGRARKPLRPCLSQQPSAEPERRDGTRTSKGQKKKRVVFADMKGLSLTAVRFFSKIEEDLCDLQHALSDLACFRPRLRDSRPEACRYVLDFPQPAADYRAFRSRLHGSHVCLESCLIQDRALSGTVKVRNIAYEKKVMVRITFDGWKSFRDISCQYMHSTYGSADTDTFSFEIALPKPSVSRRATEFCISFQCGQKTHWDNNYGTNYKICHVGMVRPPSHAVKSASGAWEHLGTSRAATLVLSHLQTWRQSETPAPYW